In a genomic window of Pontibacter liquoris:
- a CDS encoding CheR family methyltransferase, with product MRPDNDALFEQEVETLIREIHAQYGYDFSGYARASVYRRIRRFLSHKHLETVGELRSRLFADSFFFENFLQEITVNVTEMFRDPSFFLSLRQNVLPILSTYPFIKVWDAGCSSGEELFSLAILLKEQGLLDRTKIYATDINQKVLKQAKEGIFSAANMAAYTAGYYAAGGSQEFASYYSSNYGSVKFDSALVKNVVIYPHNLATDFSFNEFHLILCRNVLIYFNRELQERVFGLFDESLVSLGYLALGKKETLAMSGISSKYNFVDKNNRIYRKTI from the coding sequence ATGAGGCCTGATAACGATGCCCTTTTTGAGCAGGAGGTGGAAACGCTGATCCGGGAGATCCATGCCCAGTACGGGTATGATTTCAGCGGGTATGCGCGGGCCTCGGTGTACCGCAGGATCAGACGTTTTCTGTCGCACAAGCACCTGGAAACCGTAGGGGAACTCCGCAGCAGGCTGTTTGCCGACAGCTTTTTTTTCGAGAATTTCCTGCAGGAGATCACCGTGAACGTGACCGAAATGTTCCGTGACCCGTCGTTTTTCCTCTCGCTGCGCCAGAATGTGCTGCCCATCCTTTCCACCTACCCGTTCATAAAGGTATGGGATGCGGGCTGCAGTTCGGGCGAAGAGCTTTTCTCGCTGGCCATCCTTTTAAAAGAGCAGGGCTTGCTGGACAGGACCAAGATCTACGCCACCGACATTAACCAGAAAGTACTCAAACAGGCAAAGGAAGGTATCTTTTCAGCGGCGAATATGGCCGCTTACACGGCAGGCTATTATGCGGCCGGGGGCAGCCAGGAGTTTGCAAGCTATTACAGTAGCAACTATGGCAGCGTGAAGTTCGATTCGGCACTGGTTAAGAATGTCGTTATCTACCCGCATAACCTGGCCACCGATTTCTCTTTTAATGAGTTTCACCTCATTTTGTGCCGCAACGTGCTGATCTACTTTAACCGGGAGCTGCAGGAGCGGGTTTTCGGGTTGTTTGATGAAAGCCTGGTGAGTCTGGGCTACCTGGCGCTGGGCAAGAAAGAAACCCTGGCCATGTCGGGCATCAGCAGCAAGTATAATTTTGTGGACAAGAATAACCGGATCTACCGGAAAACGATCTGA
- a CDS encoding chemotaxis protein CheB, whose product MSAAGKVIVMGGSWGGIQASLAILKGLPANYSIPVILVLHRLRSAEGNLQEVYEKRIALKAVEIEEKEKLAAGHLYLAPANYHVLIEKDHTFSLDDSELENYSRPSIDVTFTSIADVFGANATGILLSGASSDGSSGLKHIFDKRGIAIVQHPEEAEVATMPLAALARVPDGRVLHTAEIQAFLLSLHDH is encoded by the coding sequence ATGAGTGCAGCAGGCAAGGTTATTGTGATGGGAGGTTCCTGGGGCGGCATTCAGGCGTCGCTGGCTATCCTCAAAGGGCTTCCGGCAAATTATTCCATCCCGGTTATACTTGTGTTGCACCGGCTCCGGAGTGCCGAAGGAAACTTGCAGGAGGTATATGAAAAACGGATCGCGCTAAAGGCCGTGGAGATAGAAGAAAAAGAAAAGCTGGCTGCAGGGCACCTATACCTGGCGCCGGCCAATTATCATGTCCTCATCGAGAAGGACCATACTTTCTCGCTCGACGACTCGGAACTGGAGAACTACTCCCGGCCCTCCATCGATGTAACCTTTACGAGCATTGCCGATGTGTTTGGCGCAAACGCCACGGGCATTCTGCTCAGCGGCGCCAGCAGCGACGGAAGTTCGGGATTAAAGCATATCTTTGACAAAAGAGGCATAGCCATTGTGCAGCACCCTGAAGAGGCCGAAGTGGCTACCATGCCTTTGGCGGCCTTAGCCCGTGTACCGGACGGCAGGGTACTGCACACCGCGGAAATACAAGCTTTTTTACTTTCTTTACATGATCACTGA
- a CDS encoding sensor histidine kinase produces MASDIQEVKILLVDDMVENLVSLESLLSKEDEPITYLFAHSGEEALKIALQEELALILLDVQMPGMNGYEVARYLRDISKTREIPIIFVTAINQQDAHVIEGFEAGAVDFLFKPLHPYITKAKVSTFVRFYLQKKELEKINKLALEMNQELEKRVNERTRELTKVNKDLDNFVYTASHDLKAPINNIEGLVTALHETLADKGLALAEVSPLLEMINNAVARFKNTLLDLTEVAKVQYEEDTEKNKASFQEIFDDVKLNIKDLVARYDATLVEDFSQAPEIFFSRKNLRSIIYNLVSNAIKYSSPDRKPVITVTTTVEDQYTVLTVRDNGLGVRKEDQPKVFGMFKRLHAHVEGTGVGLAIVQRIVENSDGKIELESELDKGSIFRVYLK; encoded by the coding sequence TTGGCATCAGACATTCAGGAAGTGAAGATCCTTTTAGTGGACGACATGGTCGAGAACCTGGTGAGCCTGGAGAGTTTGCTGTCGAAAGAAGATGAGCCGATTACCTACCTTTTTGCCCATTCGGGCGAAGAAGCCCTGAAGATCGCCCTGCAGGAAGAGCTGGCCCTGATTTTATTGGATGTGCAGATGCCCGGCATGAACGGCTACGAAGTGGCCCGCTACCTGCGCGATATCTCCAAGACCCGCGAAATTCCCATCATCTTTGTAACGGCCATCAACCAGCAGGATGCGCATGTGATCGAGGGCTTTGAAGCCGGCGCCGTAGATTTCCTCTTCAAGCCGCTGCACCCTTACATTACCAAAGCCAAAGTTTCTACGTTTGTGCGGTTTTACCTGCAGAAGAAGGAGCTGGAAAAGATAAACAAGCTTGCCCTGGAAATGAACCAGGAGCTGGAAAAGCGGGTGAACGAACGCACCCGGGAGCTGACAAAGGTAAACAAAGACCTCGACAACTTTGTATACACCGCCTCGCACGACCTCAAAGCCCCCATCAACAACATAGAAGGCCTGGTGACGGCGCTGCACGAAACACTGGCCGATAAAGGACTTGCCCTGGCAGAGGTTTCGCCGCTGCTCGAAATGATCAACAATGCCGTGGCCCGCTTTAAAAACACGTTGCTCGACCTGACCGAAGTGGCCAAAGTGCAGTATGAAGAGGACACCGAGAAAAATAAAGCCAGCTTCCAGGAAATATTCGACGATGTGAAGCTGAACATCAAAGACCTGGTTGCGCGCTATGACGCCACGCTGGTGGAGGATTTTTCGCAGGCGCCCGAGATCTTCTTTTCCCGCAAAAACCTGCGCAGCATTATATACAACCTGGTTTCCAACGCGATCAAGTATAGTTCTCCTGATCGCAAGCCTGTGATCACGGTCACCACGACGGTGGAGGATCAGTATACCGTGCTGACTGTGCGCGATAACGGACTGGGTGTGCGGAAAGAAGATCAGCCGAAAGTGTTTGGCATGTTCAAACGGCTGCATGCGCACGTGGAAGGTACCGGTGTGGGCCTGGCCATTGTACAGCGCATCGTGGAGAACAGCGACGGCAAAATAGAACTGGAAAGCGAGCTGGACAAAGGCTCCATATTCAGGGTATACCTGAAGTAA
- a CDS encoding NUDIX hydrolase — MNTEEEALRFVRSGHQEFLPHVAIDSVIFGYHDQQLKILLLRVKGHNSWALPGGFIRRREPLTQAAYRILQDRTSLKDLYLQQFYTFGDTSFRVKETSAEEFADKYGLDVEEGTWLLERTLSIGYFALVDYSKVTVKTDFFTDAYQWCDISELPPLLFDHNDVVEKALATLRLQIYHQPIGYNLLPEKFTLPEIHVLYETILGKELDRRNFPKKLLALGLIKKLDEQRHIGAHRSPFLYQFEKENYDKALQEGIVHAY; from the coding sequence ATGAATACTGAAGAAGAAGCGTTGCGATTTGTCAGATCTGGTCATCAAGAATTTCTGCCCCACGTAGCGATCGATTCCGTTATTTTCGGGTACCACGATCAGCAGTTAAAAATTTTGCTGCTTCGGGTAAAAGGACATAATAGTTGGGCCTTGCCCGGCGGCTTTATCCGGCGCCGCGAGCCGCTGACGCAGGCCGCGTACCGCATTTTACAGGACCGCACGAGTTTGAAGGATCTGTATCTGCAACAGTTTTATACGTTCGGTGATACCTCTTTCCGGGTAAAGGAAACGAGCGCGGAAGAGTTTGCCGACAAGTATGGCCTGGACGTGGAAGAAGGCACCTGGCTGCTGGAACGGACACTGTCTATCGGCTACTTTGCGCTGGTAGATTATTCGAAAGTGACCGTTAAAACCGATTTTTTCACGGATGCTTACCAGTGGTGCGATATCAGTGAGCTGCCTCCGCTTTTGTTCGACCACAACGATGTGGTGGAGAAAGCTTTAGCCACCTTGCGCCTTCAGATTTATCACCAGCCCATCGGGTATAACCTGCTACCCGAAAAATTCACGCTGCCCGAGATTCACGTGCTCTACGAAACGATCCTGGGCAAAGAACTGGACCGGCGCAACTTCCCTAAAAAGCTGCTGGCACTCGGGCTGATCAAAAAGCTGGACGAGCAACGCCACATCGGCGCGCACCGCTCCCCGTTCCTGTACCAGTTCGAGAAAGAGAACTATGACAAAGCCTTGCAGGAAGGAATTGTGCACGCCTATTAA
- a CDS encoding ThuA domain-containing protein — translation MAKVFSSPRSYLFIGGILILLAALWSFTGSKEQPRVLVFSKTAGFRHTSIEAGQAALLKMGQEHGFAVDTTEDAAKFNEENLKRYQAVVFLSTTGDVLNAEQQNSFERYIQAGGGYLGIHAAADTEYGWPWYGQLAGAWFDNHPMPDNVQKGTFVVVDKKNPATKFLPKRWEREDEFYSYKNISPAIKVLLKIDEKTYRGGTNGDNHPMAWYQAFDGGRAFYTAGGHTDASFAEPLFLKHLWGGLEYVMGGDSPKPLDYSKAHTRKMPEENRFSKVVLDEKLNEPMELTVLPDNRVLFIERRGNVKLYSPKTGKVTVIANIPVNTKVTDKEGKVSDDEGGLLGLAKDPNFAQNNWIYLYYSPEGKEAKNILTRYELKGDALQLDSKKVLLEVNTFRLLTAHAGGSLAFDAKGNLYLSTGDDINPHQSNGFSPSDERPGREFYDAQATSANTNDLRGKILRIHPEADGTYTIPEGNLFPKGTPKTRPEIYTMGHRNPFRIAIDQKTGYLYWGDIGPDAAQPGDKRGPAGQDEVGQARQAGNFGWPYFVGDNKAYFKYDFAKSLSGAPHDPAKPVNNSPNNTGANQLPAAQKALIWYGYDESKEFPMVGAGGRSAMAGPVYYQDQFKGAARAFPDYYDGKLLIYEWMRGWMMAVTLDKDGNYQSMERIMPSYKFSNPMDMEFGPEGDLYMLEYGSGWFAQNDDARLVRIEYNGGNRKPVIQLAADKKGGAIPFEAHLSAASTKDYDNDALQYTWEVTSKEGASRTFAEANPTVAFDKAGVYKATLTVKDAKGASSSQSLEIIAGNEPPVLTFQATSSNQTFFFPNQSFDYEVKVSDKEDGSLANGKIKPQEVAVNIDYLPEGYDMVAIAQGHRSADASVDVVKGQKLVESSDCKACHGIDKKSVGPSFKQVAQKYKDQPAAKEKLAKKIINGGGGVWGAVAMSAHPQLSQADAAEMVNYILSLSQQKQAAPASLPVKGTYAMALPKGDKGEGTYVIRAAYKDKGSNGIPAITAEKVLTLRNAKMPSGKANKTEGTMKYGPIVIASVSGSYMAFNNIDLTGIEQIAFTAVAPKAQMNAAGGLIEVRLGSPTGKLIGTTPMIEPVAEASQASMPAPVVAKLSGATGMQDVYFVFKNGKAPAGQSLFAVIDLEFQNGKSTQPAPGKASTQPSLSAEALKAYAGKYKMTGLPFEYVEITPKAGKLRVNAGGQEGDLVPGAEADVFEGDNGAVFTFGRNNAQQVTTLTLQAQGFAFKGARE, via the coding sequence ATGGCAAAAGTTTTCTCATCTCCCAGGTCCTATCTGTTTATAGGCGGTATTTTGATATTGCTGGCAGCTTTATGGAGCTTTACCGGTTCAAAAGAACAGCCCCGGGTGCTGGTCTTCAGCAAGACGGCCGGTTTCCGGCATACTTCCATTGAGGCCGGGCAGGCAGCCTTGCTGAAAATGGGGCAGGAGCATGGCTTTGCTGTGGATACCACCGAAGATGCCGCTAAGTTCAACGAAGAAAACCTGAAACGTTACCAGGCGGTTGTTTTCCTGAGCACGACGGGCGATGTGCTGAACGCCGAGCAGCAAAACAGCTTCGAGCGCTACATCCAGGCAGGTGGCGGCTACCTGGGCATCCATGCCGCTGCCGATACCGAGTATGGCTGGCCCTGGTATGGGCAACTGGCCGGCGCCTGGTTCGATAATCACCCCATGCCCGACAATGTGCAGAAAGGCACCTTTGTGGTAGTAGACAAGAAAAATCCGGCCACCAAGTTTTTGCCGAAGCGCTGGGAGCGGGAAGACGAATTCTATTCCTACAAAAATATCAGCCCGGCCATAAAAGTGTTGCTCAAGATCGATGAAAAAACGTACCGCGGCGGCACCAACGGCGACAACCACCCCATGGCCTGGTACCAGGCGTTTGACGGTGGCCGTGCTTTTTATACAGCCGGCGGCCATACCGATGCTTCGTTTGCAGAGCCTTTGTTTCTAAAGCACCTCTGGGGCGGGCTGGAGTACGTAATGGGAGGCGATAGCCCGAAACCACTTGACTATAGCAAAGCGCACACGCGCAAGATGCCCGAAGAAAACCGCTTCTCGAAAGTAGTGCTGGATGAAAAGCTGAATGAGCCGATGGAGTTGACGGTGCTGCCTGATAACCGGGTGCTGTTTATCGAGCGCAGAGGCAATGTAAAGCTTTACAGCCCTAAAACCGGCAAAGTAACCGTAATTGCCAATATTCCGGTGAACACCAAAGTAACCGATAAAGAAGGAAAAGTGTCGGATGATGAAGGTGGTTTGCTGGGCCTGGCCAAAGACCCGAATTTTGCGCAGAACAACTGGATATACCTCTACTACTCGCCGGAAGGAAAAGAAGCGAAAAACATCCTGACGCGCTACGAACTGAAAGGGGATGCGCTGCAGTTGGATTCCAAAAAAGTACTGCTGGAAGTAAATACCTTCCGTTTATTAACCGCCCACGCCGGCGGTTCCCTCGCGTTTGATGCCAAAGGAAATTTATACCTGTCCACAGGCGATGACATCAACCCGCATCAGTCCAACGGATTCAGCCCTTCTGATGAGCGCCCCGGACGTGAATTTTATGATGCACAGGCAACATCGGCCAATACCAACGACCTGCGCGGCAAGATCCTGCGCATACACCCTGAAGCCGATGGCACCTATACCATACCCGAAGGAAACCTCTTTCCGAAAGGCACGCCCAAAACCCGGCCGGAGATCTATACCATGGGCCACCGCAACCCGTTCCGTATTGCTATAGATCAGAAAACAGGCTATTTATACTGGGGTGATATTGGCCCGGATGCAGCGCAACCCGGCGATAAGCGCGGGCCAGCCGGACAGGATGAGGTAGGCCAGGCACGCCAGGCAGGTAACTTTGGCTGGCCATACTTTGTAGGCGACAACAAGGCGTATTTCAAGTATGATTTTGCCAAAAGCCTTTCTGGTGCGCCACACGATCCGGCAAAACCGGTGAATAACTCGCCGAACAACACCGGTGCAAACCAGCTGCCGGCTGCCCAAAAGGCGCTGATCTGGTATGGCTACGACGAATCGAAAGAGTTTCCGATGGTGGGAGCCGGTGGCCGTTCGGCTATGGCCGGCCCGGTATACTACCAGGACCAGTTCAAAGGTGCCGCGCGTGCCTTCCCCGACTATTACGATGGCAAGCTGTTGATCTATGAGTGGATGCGCGGCTGGATGATGGCCGTTACCCTGGACAAGGATGGCAATTACCAGAGCATGGAGCGCATTATGCCAAGCTACAAGTTTTCGAATCCGATGGACATGGAGTTTGGCCCGGAAGGAGATCTGTACATGCTGGAGTATGGCAGCGGCTGGTTTGCCCAGAACGATGATGCCCGTCTGGTGCGCATCGAGTATAACGGCGGCAACCGCAAGCCGGTGATCCAACTGGCCGCAGACAAAAAAGGCGGCGCCATTCCGTTCGAAGCGCATCTTTCTGCAGCAAGCACCAAAGATTATGACAACGATGCCCTGCAGTATACCTGGGAAGTAACGTCGAAAGAGGGGGCTTCCAGAACCTTTGCCGAGGCAAACCCAACCGTAGCATTCGATAAAGCGGGTGTATACAAAGCTACCCTGACGGTGAAAGACGCCAAAGGCGCGAGCAGCAGCCAGTCTTTGGAGATCATCGCAGGCAATGAGCCGCCGGTGCTCACTTTCCAAGCCACATCCAGCAACCAGACCTTTTTCTTCCCGAACCAGTCGTTTGACTACGAGGTGAAGGTGAGCGACAAGGAAGATGGCAGCCTTGCCAATGGCAAAATAAAGCCGCAGGAGGTAGCCGTTAACATCGATTACCTGCCCGAAGGCTACGACATGGTGGCTATTGCGCAGGGCCATCGCAGTGCCGATGCGTCGGTGGATGTGGTGAAAGGACAGAAGCTGGTGGAAAGCAGTGATTGCAAAGCCTGCCACGGCATCGATAAAAAGTCTGTAGGGCCCTCCTTTAAGCAGGTAGCCCAGAAGTATAAAGACCAACCGGCAGCAAAAGAAAAGCTCGCTAAAAAGATCATCAATGGTGGTGGCGGCGTATGGGGAGCGGTGGCCATGAGCGCCCACCCGCAACTTTCGCAGGCCGATGCGGCCGAAATGGTAAATTATATTCTGAGTTTGTCGCAGCAAAAGCAGGCGGCTCCGGCCTCGCTGCCGGTAAAAGGCACCTATGCCATGGCCCTGCCGAAAGGTGATAAAGGCGAAGGCACCTATGTGATCAGGGCGGCTTACAAGGACAAGGGCAGCAACGGCATTCCGGCTATTACCGCTGAAAAGGTGCTAACACTGCGCAACGCCAAAATGCCATCCGGAAAAGCTAACAAAACAGAGGGCACCATGAAGTATGGCCCTATTGTGATCGCCTCCGTGAGCGGCTCCTACATGGCGTTCAACAACATCGACCTGACCGGCATTGAGCAGATCGCCTTTACCGCCGTGGCGCCCAAAGCGCAGATGAATGCCGCCGGCGGCCTGATTGAGGTAAGGCTGGGCTCCCCAACCGGCAAACTGATCGGGACGACCCCGATGATCGAACCGGTAGCAGAAGCAAGTCAGGCCAGTATGCCGGCCCCCGTGGTAGCCAAACTCTCGGGCGCCACTGGTATGCAGGACGTATACTTTGTCTTTAAAAATGGAAAGGCACCCGCAGGCCAGAGCTTGTTCGCGGTTATCGACCTGGAGTTTCAGAACGGCAAGAGCACGCAACCAGCGCCAGGCAAAGCAAGCACGCAACCTAGCCTTTCTGCTGAGGCGCTTAAAGCGTATGCTGGCAAGTATAAAATGACAGGTCTTCCGTTTGAGTACGTCGAGATTACGCCAAAAGCAGGCAAGCTTCGCGTAAATGCAGGCGGGCAGGAGGGCGACCTGGTACCGGGCGCGGAGGCGGATGTATTTGAAGGCGATAACGGCGCTGTATTTACGTTTGGCCGTAACAACGCGCAGCAAGTCACCACCCTGACACTGCAAGCCCAGGGCTTTGCCTTTAAAGGCGCCCGGGAATAA
- a CDS encoding GDSL-type esterase/lipase family protein codes for MKYLSLLLFAFFIAAGGHAQEISNKDDWADLSHYEQENQQLAPPKPGEDRVVFLGSSIFENWKKLVPEYFNEHSYLDRGISGQTSPQLLIRFRQDVINLHPKAVIILAGSNDIAGNTGHVTNERIMDCIASMAELARLHNIKVILCEYLPINEYPWRKGMEPADKIIALNKMIRAYAKANNFTVLDYYSPLVDDRKGQKAELTLDGVHPNAAGYRIMAKVTDEAIKRALQ; via the coding sequence ATGAAATACCTTTCCCTCCTCCTTTTTGCGTTTTTTATAGCTGCCGGCGGGCATGCGCAGGAAATAAGCAACAAAGACGACTGGGCGGACCTGTCGCACTACGAGCAGGAGAACCAGCAACTGGCCCCTCCAAAGCCGGGCGAAGACCGGGTGGTGTTCCTGGGCAGCTCCATTTTTGAGAACTGGAAGAAGCTGGTGCCGGAATATTTCAACGAGCACTCGTACCTGGACCGGGGCATCAGCGGACAAACCTCCCCGCAGCTGCTCATTCGCTTCCGCCAGGACGTCATCAACCTGCACCCCAAAGCCGTCATCATCCTGGCCGGCAGCAACGACATTGCCGGAAACACGGGCCACGTAACCAATGAGCGCATCATGGACTGCATTGCGTCGATGGCAGAACTTGCCCGCCTTCACAACATCAAAGTCATCCTTTGTGAATACCTGCCTATTAATGAATACCCGTGGCGCAAAGGCATGGAGCCCGCCGATAAGATCATCGCGTTGAACAAAATGATCCGGGCGTATGCGAAAGCCAACAACTTCACGGTACTCGATTATTACTCGCCCCTGGTGGATGATCGCAAGGGCCAGAAAGCTGAACTGACCCTGGATGGGGTTCACCCCAATGCGGCCGGTTACCGCATCATGGCCAAAGTAACCGACGAAGCGATAAAAAGAGCGCTGCAGTAA
- a CDS encoding HEPN domain-containing protein → MSNLYTAYILVDFSDDFHGVNYAAIGKEFLGVDAKLVLPFNHNQLNLGSLMIELVYFVPPIVKESMQVPPILSDNSFLKVTFNLEEEKLRSLYKKRHRENINQLVLHRIMHLMIVCNIAVPGMFSWYDGKLLLNGEPIWNIERHYNELAFAYERSRSLKWPLLEFLSINQVWNWYFEFEKGLEKPSTSAIERALNALSHTFTSSGDWEFGNIFWALLALEALYCKGHNNLQNQLVEKTELFLGERTAFKKEVGKMYDFRSRFIHGNINFPSKFSYDDISDEWDKYIQSYQSSFHLALAILLATIQKLIKTNKTSIDFKLVLEE, encoded by the coding sequence ATGAGTAACCTATACACTGCCTATATTCTAGTTGATTTTTCTGATGATTTTCATGGAGTAAATTATGCAGCTATTGGGAAAGAGTTTCTAGGTGTAGACGCTAAACTCGTGTTACCATTTAATCATAATCAGCTTAATTTAGGTAGCTTGATGATTGAGCTAGTGTATTTTGTTCCGCCTATTGTAAAGGAGAGTATGCAGGTACCTCCCATTCTTTCCGATAATAGTTTCTTGAAAGTGACATTTAATTTAGAGGAGGAAAAGTTAAGATCATTATATAAGAAAAGACATAGAGAAAATATCAATCAGTTGGTTTTGCATAGAATCATGCATCTAATGATAGTGTGTAATATTGCTGTACCAGGTATGTTTAGCTGGTATGATGGTAAATTGCTCCTAAATGGAGAGCCGATATGGAACATTGAGAGACATTATAATGAACTGGCCTTTGCTTATGAAAGAAGTAGAAGCTTAAAATGGCCTTTGCTAGAATTTTTAAGTATTAATCAGGTGTGGAATTGGTACTTTGAATTCGAGAAAGGATTAGAGAAGCCAAGTACTTCTGCTATTGAAAGGGCACTTAATGCTCTATCTCACACATTTACCTCATCAGGTGATTGGGAATTCGGAAATATCTTTTGGGCTCTTCTTGCTTTAGAGGCCCTTTATTGCAAAGGACACAATAACCTTCAAAATCAATTGGTTGAAAAAACGGAGTTATTTTTAGGAGAAAGAACAGCTTTCAAAAAAGAAGTTGGTAAAATGTATGATTTTAGGTCACGCTTTATACATGGAAATATTAACTTCCCTAGTAAATTTTCTTACGATGACATCTCTGATGAATGGGATAAATATATTCAATCATATCAAAGTTCTTTTCATCTTGCTTTGGCTATATTATTAGCTACCATCCAAAAGCTAATAAAAACTAATAAAACAAGTATTGACTTTAAACTTGTGCTTGAGGAATAG
- the hscB gene encoding Fe-S protein assembly co-chaperone HscB produces the protein MSNYFEFYSIPESFLLDEKALKAKYYQLSRDYHPDFHANAPQAKQDEILQLSTQNTNAYRTLSDPDLRMQYILKEHGLLEEGKNELPSDFLMEMMELNEELMELEFDFDAARLHAVGEKSTGTMAQLDNDILPVLQRYPELHGITREEALQQVKTYYLKKKYLLRIQETLSKFAARS, from the coding sequence ATGAGCAACTACTTCGAGTTTTATAGTATACCGGAAAGCTTCCTGCTGGACGAAAAAGCGCTGAAAGCAAAATATTACCAGCTAAGCCGCGACTACCATCCTGACTTTCATGCCAATGCGCCGCAGGCAAAACAGGACGAGATCCTGCAGCTTTCTACCCAGAACACCAACGCCTACCGCACCCTCTCCGACCCGGACCTGCGCATGCAGTATATTTTAAAAGAGCACGGACTGCTGGAAGAAGGCAAAAATGAGCTGCCGTCGGATTTCCTGATGGAGATGATGGAGCTGAACGAGGAGCTGATGGAGCTGGAGTTTGACTTTGATGCGGCCCGCCTGCATGCCGTGGGCGAGAAAAGCACCGGCACCATGGCGCAGCTCGATAACGACATTCTGCCGGTGCTGCAGCGCTACCCCGAGCTGCACGGTATTACGCGCGAGGAGGCCCTGCAGCAGGTAAAAACATACTACCTGAAGAAAAAATATCTGTTGCGTATTCAGGAAACATTATCTAAGTTTGCAGCACGTTCCTGA